One Pullulanibacillus sp. KACC 23026 DNA segment encodes these proteins:
- a CDS encoding site-2 protease family protein produces MKENKGSRKQKGAMATIGLLILTKLKWLLVTLKVFKFGGTLISLVLSLVTYAVLFGWQFAIALIYVLFVHEMGHLVAARIKGIKTTPAIFIPFMGALIGMKERPKDAATEAYVAYGGPLFGLFSTLPPLILFQLTHQPIWGVTVLVGAMLNLFNLIPVSPLDGGRIIGVLSPYLWLLGLIGIGVFTYFFPSPLLIIIIILGVLSVWSRLRENFQISRLTIEIELREEMKRDMASIWNDLFYQSYQYGEERLVNDVMKMHFLREWDRTRKAIYNKARSLDGFKLPILHDKQKLNNYRFISKAEKYSQMMKWLEGVQNWEDITYFHQELDRDIRRLKSERLAINQYYNATAKTKWITFGFYLLLAAALGLLFFYAQSIVPGSIY; encoded by the coding sequence GTGAAGGAAAATAAGGGAAGCCGAAAGCAAAAAGGTGCCATGGCGACGATTGGCCTTCTTATTTTGACCAAGCTTAAATGGCTTCTCGTGACACTAAAGGTGTTTAAATTCGGCGGCACACTTATCAGTCTCGTGCTTTCTCTTGTCACCTATGCGGTACTGTTCGGATGGCAATTCGCCATTGCCCTCATTTATGTCCTTTTTGTCCATGAGATGGGGCATCTCGTTGCAGCTAGAATAAAAGGAATTAAGACGACACCTGCTATCTTTATTCCATTTATGGGAGCGTTAATTGGAATGAAGGAACGTCCGAAAGATGCTGCAACTGAGGCCTATGTTGCTTATGGGGGGCCGCTGTTTGGCTTATTTTCAACCCTGCCTCCGCTGATCCTCTTTCAACTCACTCATCAGCCGATTTGGGGTGTCACCGTACTTGTAGGTGCTATGTTAAATCTGTTTAACTTGATTCCTGTTTCACCATTAGATGGAGGACGAATTATCGGCGTTTTATCGCCTTATTTATGGCTTTTAGGGTTGATAGGCATTGGCGTTTTTACTTACTTCTTCCCTTCTCCATTACTTATTATAATCATTATTCTTGGTGTTTTGTCAGTGTGGAGCCGTTTGAGAGAAAATTTCCAAATTTCGCGTTTGACCATTGAGATTGAGCTAAGAGAAGAGATGAAGCGGGACATGGCTTCTATCTGGAATGATCTCTTTTATCAAAGTTATCAATACGGAGAAGAACGTTTGGTTAATGATGTGATGAAAATGCACTTCTTAAGGGAATGGGATCGGACAAGAAAAGCCATCTACAATAAAGCCCGCAGTTTGGACGGCTTCAAACTTCCCATTCTTCATGATAAACAGAAACTAAATAACTATCGCTTTATTTCGAAAGCGGAAAAGTATTCGCAAATGATGAAATGGCTTGAGGGCGTGCAGAATTGGGAGGATATTACTTATTTTCATCAAGAGCTTGATCGTGATATTAGGCGATTAAAGAGTGAACGGCTTGCGATAAATCAGTACTACAATGCGACTGCCAAAACGAAGTGGATAACGTTTGGTTTTTATTTGCTATTAGCAGCAGCGCTCGGTCTTTTATTCTTTTACGCTCAATCCATCGTGCCAGGCTCTATCTATTAA